From uncultured Fibrobacter sp., the proteins below share one genomic window:
- the metH gene encoding methionine synthase, which yields MDKKMTLREAFESKMMLLDGGMGSVIQTYGIKGANNDMLSIEKPDIILDIQRRYVDAGVDCLTTNTFSSQRVSQHEYHQEHRIAEMNRAAVKIAKQAAAEAMEKYGRQVYILGDVGPTSKMLSMSEDVNDPASRSITFDELEDAYLEQIQVLIEEDVDAILIETIFDTLNAKAAASAFTKVMEARAAKAGDKAADLKPVEVMFSMTVSDASGRTLSGQTVEAFAVSVMHMHPLSIGLNCGLGADGMVPYLRRMGKVAPCYISCHPNAGLPNQFGGYDDTPEDMVRLMGVYLDDKLVNMIGGCCGTTPEHIAAMRKMLDALPADYERRKPAPKYATSPLLRLAGLEPLFKEQVRPSNGADSCNAEDFVKVGERCNVAGSKKFLRLINEKNYEEALDIARKQVEDGADVIDVNMDDGLLDATAEMQTFLNLLASDPAISRVPIMVDSSRFEVIEAGLKCAQGKCIVNSISLKMGEKAFIEHALTIKRLGGAVIVMLFDEEGQATNYERRVQIAARAYDIMVKKLGFDPSDIIYDPNVLTVATGMAEHNAYAIDFIRAVRWIMDNLPGVRISGGLSNLSFAFRGNNYLREAMHTTFLHYAIPNGMGMAIMNPSAIIEYKTIPLELRMAITEVIYNTEPDASEALIEIASRMTAAAAAAKEAGTKYDPKAIFAMSTGASSSSDDGANAAADAKPTTPEERLQEALLKGTSTTLQPDLMELINRGDSPVGIISGPLMDGMNEVGRRFGEGKMFLPQVVKTARTMKKAVEILQPYIEAGKDANASSRGKIVIATVKGDVHDIGKNIVSVIMACNGYEMVDLGVMVPEDVIVKAVIENKADILSLSGLITPSLEEMCTVAKAMQDAGQRIPIIVGGATTSPTHTAVKIAPCYDGPVFHVRDAASNPGLVQKLLDPATSEQTIQENRVEQQRIRDKQNGIQTEAASAMAAAEKTPEERRYQCDWSKYQPVEPPFMGESKLPPIPLEKVIPLISWEYFFFTWKIKPEEEEAKKLKADAEALIKSLTKPEYALRAVQAFYPAAGTEKSVIFNTGRTGTDSDLVEVATARQQNPEGTCLALCDYVAPANANTASVFAAPAGKDVFRDIVGAFAVTVSDAFVKRLEKLKAEQGGSDYDVLLMQTVADRLAEAGAEYLSKELERTNNWKGIRPAVGYPVLPNIKEIFNVAKLIDFNSVGISLTENGAMYPQASVSGLYISHPEIDYFHVKV from the coding sequence ATGGACAAGAAAATGACTTTACGCGAAGCTTTTGAAAGCAAGATGATGCTGCTCGATGGCGGCATGGGTTCTGTCATTCAGACTTACGGCATCAAGGGCGCGAACAACGACATGCTCTCCATCGAAAAGCCGGATATCATTCTTGATATCCAGCGCCGTTACGTGGATGCGGGCGTGGACTGCTTGACGACGAATACGTTCTCGAGCCAACGCGTAAGCCAGCACGAGTACCACCAGGAACACCGCATCGCCGAAATGAACCGCGCCGCCGTGAAAATTGCGAAGCAGGCCGCGGCAGAGGCCATGGAAAAGTACGGTCGCCAGGTGTACATTCTGGGCGACGTGGGTCCCACGAGTAAAATGCTCTCCATGAGCGAAGACGTGAACGACCCCGCGAGCCGTAGCATTACTTTCGACGAGCTGGAAGATGCCTACCTGGAACAGATTCAGGTGCTAATCGAAGAAGACGTCGATGCCATTCTGATTGAAACGATTTTTGATACGCTGAACGCGAAGGCTGCCGCCAGTGCATTCACTAAGGTGATGGAAGCGCGCGCCGCTAAAGCCGGTGACAAGGCTGCCGACCTCAAGCCCGTCGAAGTCATGTTCTCCATGACGGTGAGCGACGCTTCGGGCCGTACACTTTCGGGTCAGACGGTGGAAGCATTCGCCGTGAGCGTGATGCACATGCATCCGCTTTCTATCGGCCTCAACTGCGGTCTCGGTGCCGACGGTATGGTGCCGTACCTGCGCCGCATGGGCAAGGTCGCGCCCTGCTACATTAGCTGTCACCCGAATGCGGGGCTGCCGAACCAGTTCGGCGGTTACGATGACACGCCCGAAGACATGGTGCGCCTCATGGGCGTTTACCTGGACGACAAGCTGGTGAACATGATTGGTGGCTGCTGCGGTACCACACCGGAACACATCGCCGCCATGCGCAAAATGCTCGACGCCCTGCCGGCCGATTACGAACGCCGCAAGCCCGCGCCCAAGTACGCCACGAGCCCGCTACTCCGCCTCGCCGGTTTGGAACCGCTGTTCAAGGAACAGGTGCGCCCGAGCAACGGTGCCGACAGCTGCAACGCCGAAGACTTTGTGAAGGTCGGTGAACGCTGCAACGTGGCAGGCTCCAAGAAGTTCCTCCGCCTTATCAACGAAAAGAATTACGAAGAAGCGCTCGACATCGCCCGCAAACAAGTCGAAGACGGTGCCGATGTAATCGACGTGAACATGGACGACGGCCTCTTGGATGCAACTGCCGAAATGCAGACCTTCTTGAACTTGCTCGCATCGGACCCGGCCATCAGCCGCGTGCCCATCATGGTGGACTCTTCCCGTTTCGAAGTGATTGAAGCGGGCCTCAAGTGCGCCCAGGGCAAGTGCATCGTGAACTCCATCTCCCTAAAGATGGGCGAAAAAGCTTTCATTGAGCATGCGCTCACTATCAAGCGCCTCGGCGGCGCCGTCATCGTGATGCTCTTTGACGAAGAAGGTCAGGCCACCAACTACGAGCGCCGCGTGCAGATTGCCGCCCGCGCTTACGACATCATGGTCAAAAAGCTCGGCTTCGACCCCTCCGACATTATTTACGACCCGAACGTCTTGACAGTCGCTACAGGCATGGCGGAACACAACGCCTATGCCATTGACTTTATCCGCGCCGTCCGCTGGATTATGGACAACCTGCCTGGCGTCCGCATTTCGGGCGGTCTTTCGAACCTTTCCTTCGCTTTCCGTGGCAACAACTATCTGCGCGAAGCGATGCACACCACGTTCCTGCATTACGCGATTCCGAACGGCATGGGCATGGCCATCATGAACCCGAGCGCAATCATCGAATACAAGACGATTCCGCTGGAACTCCGCATGGCCATTACCGAAGTCATCTACAATACGGAACCGGATGCCAGCGAAGCGCTCATCGAAATTGCAAGCCGCATGACCGCAGCCGCTGCTGCCGCCAAAGAAGCGGGCACCAAGTACGACCCGAAGGCAATTTTCGCCATGAGCACAGGTGCCAGCAGCTCATCTGACGACGGCGCCAACGCCGCCGCAGACGCAAAGCCCACGACGCCCGAAGAACGCCTGCAAGAAGCTCTCCTTAAAGGAACTTCTACAACGCTTCAGCCCGACCTGATGGAACTCATCAACCGCGGCGATAGCCCGGTGGGAATTATTTCTGGCCCGCTAATGGACGGCATGAACGAAGTCGGTCGTCGCTTCGGTGAAGGCAAAATGTTCTTGCCGCAGGTGGTCAAAACCGCACGTACCATGAAGAAGGCCGTGGAAATTTTGCAGCCCTATATTGAAGCGGGCAAAGACGCCAACGCATCGAGCCGCGGCAAGATCGTGATCGCCACCGTGAAGGGCGACGTGCACGATATCGGCAAGAACATCGTCTCCGTGATTATGGCCTGTAACGGCTATGAAATGGTGGACCTCGGCGTGATGGTTCCCGAAGATGTCATCGTGAAGGCGGTCATCGAAAACAAGGCCGACATCTTGAGCCTCTCTGGACTGATTACGCCCTCGCTCGAAGAAATGTGCACGGTGGCAAAGGCCATGCAGGACGCTGGCCAGCGCATTCCGATTATCGTGGGTGGTGCTACAACCTCGCCCACGCACACCGCCGTAAAGATCGCCCCGTGCTACGACGGCCCCGTATTCCATGTGCGCGATGCCGCCAGCAACCCAGGCCTTGTGCAAAAGCTTTTGGATCCAGCGACTAGCGAACAAACCATTCAGGAAAACCGGGTCGAACAGCAGAGAATCCGCGACAAGCAAAACGGCATACAGACCGAAGCCGCAAGCGCCATGGCCGCAGCCGAAAAGACTCCCGAAGAACGCCGCTATCAATGCGACTGGAGCAAGTACCAGCCTGTGGAACCGCCGTTCATGGGCGAAAGCAAGCTCCCGCCGATTCCGCTCGAAAAAGTCATTCCGCTTATCAGCTGGGAATACTTCTTCTTCACTTGGAAAATCAAGCCCGAAGAGGAAGAAGCAAAAAAACTCAAGGCCGATGCCGAAGCACTCATCAAGTCGCTCACAAAGCCCGAGTATGCACTGCGTGCCGTGCAGGCGTTCTACCCTGCAGCCGGTACGGAAAAGTCGGTTATCTTTAACACGGGCCGTACCGGCACCGACTCCGACCTTGTCGAAGTCGCCACGGCACGCCAGCAAAATCCCGAAGGCACTTGCCTCGCGCTCTGTGACTACGTTGCTCCTGCGAATGCGAACACCGCAAGCGTCTTCGCCGCTCCCGCCGGTAAAGATGTATTCCGCGACATCGTGGGTGCCTTCGCCGTCACCGTAAGCGACGCCTTCGTCAAGCGCCTCGAAAAGCTGAAAGCCGAACAGGGCGGCAGCGACTACGACGTTCTTTTGATGCAGACTGTCGCCGACCGCCTGGCCGAAGCCGGCGCCGAATACTTGAGCAAGGAACTCGAACGCACCAACAACTGGAAGGGCATCCGCCCGGCCGTCGGCTACCCCGTGCTCCCGAACATCAAGGAAATCTTCAATGTCGCAAAACTCATCGACTTCAACAGTGTGGGCATCAGCCTCACCGAAAACGGTGCCATGTACCCGCAAGCATCCGTGAGCGGCCTTTACATCAGCCACCCTGAAATCGACTACTTCCACGTGAAGGTGTAA
- a CDS encoding glycoside hydrolase family 44 protein — MKSILTAFSTKASLATVLIASAATLSSAAINISVDTQKGIKKISQYLYGRNIDKISDGDPEVNEEETAFINQMLEAGVHMLRANNGNNATRYNWRHKMTVHPDWYNNVYSHDWAITAQKVLDKMPGIDAMYAFQLTGFAASSTDYNFGDWNWKQEHGFYATSTLDLAGGGEVDEDGKTLVKAGDYKLYNMEWPADSTVAIIPYWRDELKFDMSRFKYWSMDNEMEIWRGTHSDLDLPVTGDFLVEHYIDVAKKARTQWKDIKLTGPVAANEWQWCSVASYNEQDRPKGPDRNYCWLEYFIMKVAEEQKKSSVRLLDVLDIHWYPSEKDYESRMNWHRVLFDTTYNYSGANGIKMVNGGWDNDNQKEYIFKRINDWLDKYFGKDHGITLGITETSLIDEDDPMVTALTYASFIGTMQDNGVEIFTPWTWGDGMYETVHLFSRYGHPNRVQSTSSNDSLVSAYSSISNKGDSLTVIFVNRAEKDAQEINLDLADFASDGTVKTLTLQNLQGETFISHTSNALKENVVDANPQGGTTSATGYSINSFKMTLPAKSITAVLLTSNSPTVVDAIKPKAKARPTTHYGATSRFDTKGRNVTHTRTNPGYYILR; from the coding sequence ATGAAAAGTATTCTGACCGCGTTCTCCACGAAGGCAAGTCTCGCCACCGTGCTCATCGCAAGTGCAGCGACATTGTCCTCCGCAGCAATCAACATTTCCGTCGACACGCAAAAAGGTATCAAGAAAATTTCACAGTACCTGTACGGGCGCAACATTGATAAAATCAGCGATGGCGACCCCGAAGTGAATGAAGAAGAAACCGCTTTCATCAACCAGATGCTCGAAGCGGGCGTGCATATGCTGCGTGCAAACAACGGCAACAACGCCACGCGCTACAACTGGCGTCACAAAATGACCGTTCACCCCGACTGGTACAACAACGTTTACTCTCACGACTGGGCGATTACCGCACAAAAAGTCCTTGACAAAATGCCGGGTATCGACGCCATGTACGCCTTCCAGCTCACCGGTTTCGCCGCAAGCTCCACCGACTACAACTTTGGCGACTGGAACTGGAAACAAGAGCACGGATTCTACGCGACCTCGACACTCGACCTTGCAGGTGGCGGCGAAGTAGATGAAGACGGCAAGACACTCGTAAAGGCTGGCGACTACAAACTCTACAATATGGAATGGCCCGCCGACTCCACCGTCGCCATCATCCCGTACTGGCGTGACGAACTCAAGTTCGACATGAGCCGCTTTAAATACTGGAGCATGGACAACGAAATGGAAATCTGGCGCGGCACGCATTCCGACCTCGATCTACCTGTCACCGGAGATTTTCTTGTAGAACACTATATCGATGTCGCCAAGAAAGCTCGCACGCAATGGAAAGATATCAAGCTCACCGGCCCCGTTGCCGCAAACGAATGGCAATGGTGTTCCGTCGCCTCGTATAACGAACAGGACCGTCCCAAAGGCCCCGATCGCAATTACTGCTGGCTCGAATACTTTATCATGAAGGTCGCCGAAGAGCAAAAGAAATCGAGCGTGCGTCTGCTCGATGTTCTAGATATTCACTGGTACCCGAGCGAAAAGGATTACGAATCGCGCATGAACTGGCACCGCGTACTGTTCGACACCACCTACAACTACTCCGGCGCAAACGGAATCAAGATGGTAAACGGCGGCTGGGACAACGACAACCAAAAGGAATACATCTTCAAGCGTATTAACGACTGGCTCGACAAATACTTCGGCAAGGATCACGGCATCACGCTCGGCATTACCGAAACAAGCCTCATCGACGAAGACGACCCCATGGTCACAGCCCTCACCTACGCCTCGTTCATCGGCACCATGCAGGACAACGGTGTCGAGATTTTCACCCCGTGGACATGGGGCGACGGCATGTACGAAACGGTGCACCTGTTCAGCCGCTACGGCCATCCGAACCGCGTGCAGTCCACCTCCAGCAATGACTCGCTGGTGTCCGCCTACAGTTCCATCAGCAACAAGGGCGATTCGCTCACAGTCATCTTCGTGAACCGCGCCGAAAAGGACGCACAAGAAATCAACCTCGATCTTGCGGACTTCGCCTCCGACGGAACAGTCAAAACACTCACCTTGCAGAACCTCCAGGGCGAAACATTCATTTCACACACAAGCAACGCGTTGAAAGAAAACGTGGTAGATGCAAATCCGCAGGGCGGAACCACCTCTGCGACTGGCTACAGCATTAACAGTTTCAAGATGACGCTCCCCGCAAAGTCAATCACCGCAGTGCTACTCACTTCCAACAGCCCGACCGTCGTTGACGCCATCAAGCCCAAGGCGAAGGCTCGCCCCACAACGCATTACGGGGCAACAAGCCGCTTCGATACAAAAGGACGTAACGTAACCCACACCCGCACAAACCCCGGCTACTACATTCTGCGATAA
- a CDS encoding flavodoxin gives MFHHFKLTVAAMSVLAASMVFTACNEKESKPEPKAEPVEVVAPATKSVVVYFSQNGATKKLAEIFTKAKNADAVELKLVTAYPSTYDSTIAAVKAQRDSKQWPALENAKVELDKYDTVYLGYPIMFGTFAPPIYTFLDSNDLGGKVVVPFCTYGSGGRKASAEELKTLEPNANVTLAYGISNKRIAAENGAEVAASEVEAFFGNLEAGKTEEMLMGGFSEQRPLNAEDSAVFTAATKDYAYLGLKPLSVSTQVVAGMNYLFVCEMKAFGGPAVQTNVKIFKPLPDRGEPELIVVEK, from the coding sequence ATGTTCCATCATTTCAAATTGACTGTTGCTGCCATGTCTGTATTGGCGGCCTCGATGGTGTTTACTGCCTGCAACGAGAAGGAATCCAAACCGGAGCCCAAGGCGGAACCTGTCGAAGTGGTGGCGCCCGCTACCAAGTCGGTGGTGGTGTACTTTTCGCAGAATGGTGCGACTAAAAAGCTTGCCGAAATCTTCACGAAGGCAAAGAACGCCGATGCCGTGGAATTAAAGCTGGTGACTGCTTATCCTTCGACTTACGACAGCACCATTGCCGCGGTGAAGGCGCAGCGTGATAGCAAACAGTGGCCCGCCCTTGAAAATGCGAAGGTGGAATTGGACAAGTACGACACGGTTTACCTGGGCTACCCGATTATGTTTGGAACTTTTGCTCCGCCCATTTACACCTTCCTCGATTCTAACGACTTGGGCGGCAAGGTGGTGGTGCCGTTCTGCACATATGGCAGCGGTGGCCGCAAGGCATCTGCCGAAGAACTCAAGACGCTTGAACCGAATGCGAACGTGACGCTTGCCTATGGAATTTCGAATAAGCGTATTGCCGCTGAAAATGGTGCCGAAGTTGCTGCTAGCGAAGTCGAAGCCTTCTTTGGCAACTTGGAAGCCGGCAAGACCGAAGAAATGCTGATGGGTGGTTTCTCGGAACAGCGCCCGCTCAATGCTGAAGATTCTGCTGTGTTTACCGCAGCGACCAAGGATTATGCTTATCTCGGGCTCAAGCCACTCAGCGTATCGACGCAGGTGGTGGCCGGCATGAATTACCTTTTCGTTTGCGAAATGAAGGCCTTTGGCGGTCCCGCGGTTCAGACGAACGTGAAAATTTTCAAGCCGCTTCCGGATCGTGGCGAGCCTGAATTGATTGTTGTTGAAAAGTAA
- a CDS encoding HD-GYP domain-containing protein — MKTALKKFFDFENGSSLKSVLMLIAAGLLLNIIPAKIAIALHLPLFLDCLGTILTAMLGGNLPAVIVGFTSNAINGISDPVTMFYGVISIFIAALATFFYHQRFFKNIPRLFVVILSFALIGGGIGSVFTYFLYGFNFGEGISAPFSIAFHEVLGWSKFTSQLWADIVIDFFDKGVVVVFAVFLFRFIPRFIKNHLNRVFLRVNSNDVMKKMVRTSLLRKVVYMVIAAEVLLGGLACTIGFFLYRENSVNSFISIAQGVTKAASTVINPEKVEDYINRGYEVDDYGFVRTVLGSIRESFPQTKYLYVYQIRQDGCHVVFDLDTDGEPGGSPGDVVEFDPSFEPYLSTLLAGGEIEPIISDDKYGWLLTVYRPIRNSSNKTVAYIAADISMENIIRDEAIFFIKMLSLFFGLSIIIMSIVLELVKRGVVIPMNQMSLAAMKIAANTTRASMLETEKVDLESIRDSVERLGKIGVRTRDEIEHLYESIYTMASDTYNFIQRVQAQNERIQRMQEVIIMEFAEVVEARDKSTGNHIKKTAEYVEAIARQLKAEGKFVDVLTDAYIEKLKRAAPLHDIGKIAVSDLILNKPGKLTDEEFTIMKSHTTEGWKILVKMVEDAGDTIDADYLNESIDMAHYHHEKWDGSGYPTRIKGEDIPLSARIMAVADVFDALVAERVYKKPFTYEKAMQIIVEGAGKHFDPDIVETFTHISERLYGARTKLAPPPEESSNADAAATKTAAEGTNGVAPEQAKS; from the coding sequence ATGAAAACGGCTCTCAAAAAGTTTTTTGATTTCGAAAACGGCTCTAGCTTAAAAAGCGTCTTGATGCTTATTGCAGCAGGCCTGTTGCTGAATATCATTCCTGCGAAAATAGCGATTGCTTTGCACTTGCCGCTTTTCTTGGATTGCTTGGGAACAATTTTAACCGCGATGCTAGGCGGCAACCTTCCTGCGGTTATAGTCGGTTTTACCTCGAATGCGATTAACGGTATTTCGGACCCCGTGACCATGTTCTACGGGGTGATCAGTATTTTTATTGCAGCCCTTGCAACATTCTTTTACCACCAGCGCTTTTTCAAGAACATTCCGCGCCTGTTTGTCGTGATCCTTTCGTTTGCCTTGATCGGCGGCGGAATCGGATCTGTATTTACCTATTTCCTGTACGGATTCAATTTTGGCGAAGGCATTTCGGCTCCGTTCTCGATTGCATTCCACGAAGTCCTTGGCTGGAGCAAATTTACTTCGCAGCTTTGGGCAGACATCGTTATCGACTTCTTTGACAAGGGTGTTGTCGTTGTTTTTGCGGTGTTCCTTTTCCGCTTTATTCCCCGCTTTATCAAGAACCACTTGAATAGGGTGTTCCTGCGCGTCAACAGCAACGATGTCATGAAAAAGATGGTCCGCACTTCCTTGCTGCGCAAGGTGGTTTACATGGTGATTGCGGCTGAAGTTCTTTTGGGCGGCCTCGCCTGTACGATTGGCTTTTTCTTGTACCGCGAAAACTCCGTCAATAGCTTTATCAGTATTGCACAAGGTGTGACCAAGGCGGCGTCGACCGTGATTAATCCTGAAAAGGTCGAGGATTACATCAACCGTGGCTACGAAGTGGATGACTACGGTTTTGTGCGGACGGTTCTTGGTTCTATTCGCGAAAGCTTCCCGCAGACCAAGTACCTGTACGTGTACCAGATTCGTCAGGACGGGTGCCATGTCGTGTTTGACTTGGATACCGATGGCGAACCGGGAGGTTCTCCGGGCGATGTTGTGGAATTCGATCCGAGTTTTGAACCGTATTTGTCGACTCTTTTGGCCGGCGGCGAGATTGAACCGATTATCTCGGATGACAAGTACGGATGGTTGTTGACCGTATATCGACCGATCCGCAATTCGTCGAATAAGACGGTTGCCTATATTGCGGCTGATATCTCGATGGAAAATATCATTCGCGACGAAGCGATCTTCTTTATCAAGATGCTTTCGCTGTTCTTCGGACTTTCAATTATCATCATGAGTATCGTGCTTGAACTCGTGAAGCGTGGCGTAGTGATTCCCATGAACCAGATGTCCTTGGCAGCCATGAAGATTGCTGCCAACACGACTCGTGCCAGCATGCTTGAAACCGAAAAGGTGGACCTCGAAAGCATTCGCGACAGCGTGGAACGCCTCGGAAAAATCGGGGTACGCACGAGAGACGAAATTGAGCACCTGTACGAATCCATCTACACGATGGCGAGCGACACTTACAACTTTATCCAGCGAGTGCAAGCGCAGAACGAACGAATTCAGCGCATGCAGGAAGTCATTATTATGGAATTCGCTGAAGTGGTTGAAGCGCGCGACAAGAGCACGGGTAACCATATTAAGAAGACGGCTGAATACGTGGAAGCGATTGCACGTCAGCTCAAGGCTGAAGGCAAGTTTGTCGATGTGCTCACGGATGCCTACATCGAAAAACTCAAGCGTGCCGCTCCGTTGCATGACATCGGTAAGATTGCCGTGTCTGACTTGATTCTGAATAAGCCGGGTAAGCTCACTGACGAAGAATTCACCATCATGAAGAGCCATACCACCGAAGGTTGGAAAATCTTGGTGAAGATGGTCGAAGATGCAGGCGATACCATTGATGCGGATTACTTGAACGAATCGATCGATATGGCGCATTACCACCATGAAAAGTGGGATGGCTCGGGTTACCCGACGCGCATCAAGGGCGAAGATATTCCGCTGTCAGCAAGAATCATGGCTGTGGCCGACGTGTTCGATGCTCTTGTGGCTGAACGCGTGTACAAGAAACCGTTCACTTATGAAAAGGCCATGCAGATTATTGTGGAAGGTGCGGGTAAACATTTTGACCCGGATATCGTGGAAACCTTCACGCATATTTCTGAAAGACTTTACGGCGCAAGAACTAAGCTGGCACCGCCGCCAGAAGAAAGCTCTAATGCGGATGCTGCTGCAACGAAAACGGCTGCAGAAGGCACAAACGGCGTTGCGCCGGAACAGGCTAAAAGCTAA
- a CDS encoding DUF167 domain-containing protein — protein sequence MRINIKVHARSKRESVTELPDGSYKVEVKAPPVDGAANEAICELLAEHFHVHKRDVSVVSGATNNKKIVEIIK from the coding sequence ATGCGAATAAACATCAAGGTACATGCCCGGAGCAAACGCGAAAGCGTGACCGAGCTCCCGGACGGAAGCTACAAGGTCGAAGTCAAGGCTCCTCCGGTAGATGGAGCGGCGAACGAAGCCATCTGCGAACTCCTAGCCGAACATTTTCATGTGCATAAACGCGATGTTTCGGTGGTTTCAGGGGCCACAAACAACAAAAAAATAGTGGAAATTATAAAGTAG
- a CDS encoding DivIVA domain-containing protein, translated as MELTPLDIRNQSFHKKNFNGIDPEEVKAFLETAANAFEQMSRDKTDLTERLKVAEERVNYYRQIEKTIQDAVVTMQKTVDEVKATAEKEAEIIVAEAKARAVREVESTKKEAEELRMEIEQLKQLRTNYFIRCRALIRGQEELLTAMENDQRMQEELKARPAAPGNVLA; from the coding sequence ATGGAACTTACACCACTGGATATCCGAAATCAGAGCTTCCACAAGAAGAATTTCAATGGAATCGATCCTGAAGAAGTCAAGGCATTTTTGGAAACAGCTGCCAACGCTTTCGAACAGATGTCCAGAGACAAGACTGACCTTACGGAACGTCTGAAGGTTGCCGAAGAGCGCGTGAATTACTACCGCCAGATTGAAAAGACGATTCAAGATGCCGTAGTCACCATGCAGAAGACGGTTGACGAAGTTAAGGCCACCGCCGAAAAGGAAGCCGAAATTATCGTTGCCGAAGCAAAGGCAAGAGCGGTCCGCGAGGTGGAGTCCACCAAGAAAGAGGCCGAAGAGCTCCGCATGGAAATCGAACAGCTCAAGCAGTTACGTACAAACTATTTCATCCGCTGCCGCGCCTTGATCAGAGGCCAGGAAGAACTTTTGACGGCCATGGAAAATGACCAGCGCATGCAGGAAGAGCTGAAGGCTCGCCCGGCTGCCCCGGGAAACGTGCTTGCTTAG